The following proteins are co-located in the Flectobacillus major DSM 103 genome:
- a CDS encoding tRNA-binding protein produces the protein MITWQDFENVEIRVGTIVEVRDFLQAKKPAYQLIIDFGEALGLKRSSAQITKLYTHDELLGRQVVCVTNFPPRQIANFFSEVLVTGFERNDGEIVLTSVERPVPNGSRLC, from the coding sequence ATGATAACTTGGCAAGATTTTGAAAACGTAGAAATACGTGTTGGAACAATCGTAGAAGTACGTGATTTTCTGCAGGCTAAAAAGCCTGCTTATCAACTAATTATTGACTTTGGAGAAGCTTTGGGCTTGAAACGCTCTTCGGCACAAATTACCAAGCTCTATACCCATGACGAATTGCTAGGGAGGCAGGTTGTATGTGTTACTAATTTTCCGCCAAGACAAATTGCTAATTTCTTTTCAGAAGTATTAGTTACAGGATTTGAACGCAACGATGGCGAAATTGTACTGACATCGGTAGAACGACCCGTACCCAATGGCTCAAGACTTTGTTAA
- a CDS encoding HYC_CC_PP family protein yields the protein MKSFITRIFCFIMALQVLFSSTGFAMNEHYCKIKGEKVWSFTKKNACCSTKEKQQFNNQKPSFKKTKCCGDKVVYNKISAESTHANSGENLAKNTPLDWECFVPAIVSLRNELLPIECASVIFYHSPAPPLTGRQVLLFIQSFLI from the coding sequence ATGAAATCCTTTATAACTCGCATATTTTGCTTTATTATGGCTTTGCAAGTGCTTTTTTCAAGTACGGGCTTTGCTATGAACGAGCATTATTGCAAAATTAAAGGAGAGAAAGTTTGGTCTTTTACCAAGAAAAATGCCTGTTGTTCTACCAAAGAAAAACAGCAGTTTAACAACCAAAAGCCTAGTTTTAAAAAAACAAAATGCTGTGGCGATAAAGTTGTTTATAATAAAATTTCGGCCGAGTCTACTCATGCTAATAGTGGAGAAAATTTGGCTAAAAATACTCCTTTGGATTGGGAATGCTTTGTTCCTGCTATCGTTAGTCTAAGAAACGAACTATTACCAATAGAGTGTGCTTCTGTAATCTTCTATCATTCTCCTGCACCGCCATTAACAGGCCGACAGGTGCTTTTGTTTATCCAATCTTTTCTTATTTGA
- a CDS encoding TonB-dependent receptor plug domain-containing protein — MNQNKYFIASNLRAFWVVNILLLVGVQAHFTLAQSVVKGIVLERKSATTTEPLIGASVRWLNAKNGVLTDIDGNFTIAKQPENHQLVVSFVGYRTDTLMVHSTQFIQVFLENAGQLQEVTVTTSPSQIDRLNPMQTEFINTKTLAKAACCNLSESFETNASVSVSYADAITGSKQIQMLGLSGNYVQTNVENIPSIRGLATTFGLNYIPGTWIASIDVGKGASSVINGYESMTGALNIELQKPDDAEKLYVNTYLNSFGRGEINVNTAKKLNDRWSVGLLTHGSGQSISIDQNGDSFRDVPLFGLATVQNRWKYQSERMMAQFGIKGLYENRTGGQDASKLVGKPVYEFGNTTQRIEVFGKIAQLFPQKPYKGLGLIVNTLIHDADAYFGLTSRAYSGMQKSFYSNLIYQNIIDNTNHTYKIGASFLLDNYKEKFLDSTFARNEVVPGVFGEYTFTIPEKLVIVAGGRVDFHNLYGTRFTPRIHAKYDVSSNSHLRVSAGKGWRMPNAFAENFGMLVNSRQVKVEEVLRPEESWNYGVSLSNDFKIAGRNANFTVDYYRTNFQNQLIVDMESSDYVRFYNQRGRSFSNSFQAELNYSPLKRLEVKWAYRLFDVQNDIRTESGALTLLPKMFVNRDRILFNAAYATKFDKWKFDFTWQWNGKRRIPDVSENHVHTVSSVPVYAPAFSNINAQVTRGFYKWELYVGGENLGNFKQKNPILAANDPFSKAFDASMVWGPITGRMVYVGMRWKIPK; from the coding sequence ATGAATCAAAATAAATATTTTATTGCCAGCAACTTACGAGCTTTTTGGGTTGTTAATATACTTTTGTTAGTAGGGGTACAAGCCCATTTTACTTTGGCTCAAAGTGTAGTAAAAGGAATAGTCCTCGAACGGAAATCTGCTACAACAACCGAGCCTCTTATTGGGGCTAGTGTTCGTTGGTTAAATGCCAAAAATGGTGTTTTGACTGACATTGATGGCAATTTTACTATTGCCAAACAGCCCGAAAATCATCAGTTAGTAGTAAGTTTTGTAGGGTACAGAACAGATACACTGATGGTACATAGTACACAATTCATCCAAGTGTTTTTGGAAAATGCAGGACAACTGCAAGAAGTAACCGTAACTACGTCTCCTTCACAAATAGATAGACTCAACCCCATGCAAACTGAGTTTATCAATACCAAAACCCTCGCTAAGGCCGCTTGTTGTAATTTGTCTGAAAGTTTTGAGACCAATGCCTCGGTTTCGGTAAGTTACGCCGATGCTATTACTGGTTCTAAACAAATTCAAATGCTTGGGCTTTCGGGTAATTATGTACAAACCAATGTTGAAAATATTCCTAGTATTCGAGGATTAGCTACCACTTTTGGGCTCAATTATATTCCTGGGACTTGGATTGCCTCGATTGATGTTGGAAAAGGGGCTAGCTCGGTTATTAACGGCTACGAGTCGATGACAGGAGCGTTGAATATTGAGTTACAAAAACCCGACGATGCTGAAAAGTTGTATGTCAATACCTATTTGAATTCATTTGGACGAGGCGAAATTAATGTCAATACTGCCAAAAAGCTCAATGACAGATGGTCGGTAGGCTTGTTGACACATGGTTCTGGGCAAAGTATTTCAATCGACCAAAATGGCGATAGTTTCAGAGATGTTCCTCTGTTTGGCTTAGCCACTGTGCAAAATCGCTGGAAATACCAATCAGAACGAATGATGGCACAATTTGGCATAAAAGGGCTGTACGAAAATAGAACAGGAGGGCAAGATGCCTCTAAATTGGTAGGCAAGCCTGTATATGAGTTTGGTAATACAACACAACGTATAGAAGTGTTTGGAAAGATAGCTCAGTTATTTCCTCAAAAACCTTACAAAGGTTTAGGCTTAATTGTAAATACCTTAATTCATGATGCTGATGCCTATTTTGGGCTTACTTCAAGGGCATATTCGGGTATGCAAAAAAGTTTTTATAGTAACTTGATATACCAAAATATCATAGACAATACTAATCATACCTACAAAATAGGAGCAAGCTTTTTGCTTGATAATTACAAGGAAAAGTTTTTAGACTCAACCTTTGCTCGTAACGAGGTAGTGCCAGGAGTATTTGGAGAATATACGTTTACAATTCCAGAAAAATTGGTGATAGTAGCTGGTGGAAGGGTTGATTTTCATAATTTGTATGGCACTCGTTTTACGCCTCGTATTCATGCCAAATATGATGTTTCGAGCAATAGCCATTTGCGGGTAAGTGCTGGTAAAGGCTGGAGAATGCCCAATGCTTTTGCCGAAAACTTTGGTATGCTAGTCAATTCTCGACAGGTAAAAGTGGAAGAAGTACTTCGCCCAGAGGAGTCCTGGAACTACGGTGTGAGTTTGAGCAATGATTTTAAAATAGCAGGTAGAAATGCCAATTTTACCGTAGATTATTACCGTACCAATTTCCAAAATCAATTGATTGTAGATATGGAATCCTCAGATTATGTACGGTTTTATAATCAAAGAGGTAGAAGTTTTTCTAATAGTTTTCAGGCAGAACTAAACTACTCGCCTCTTAAACGATTAGAGGTAAAATGGGCTTATCGCCTATTTGATGTACAAAATGATATTAGAACCGAATCGGGAGCTTTGACTTTGTTGCCAAAAATGTTTGTCAATCGTGACAGAATCCTATTTAATGCTGCTTATGCTACTAAGTTTGACAAGTGGAAATTTGATTTTACTTGGCAGTGGAATGGCAAAAGGAGAATTCCCGATGTGTCTGAAAATCATGTGCATACGGTGTCATCGGTGCCTGTGTATGCTCCTGCCTTTTCTAATATCAATGCACAAGTTACCCGAGGATTCTATAAATGGGAACTGTATGTTGGGGGCGAAAACCTAGGTAATTTCAAACAAAAAAATCCTATTTTGGCTGCCAACGACCCTTTTAGTAAGGCTTTTGATGCCTCGATGGTTTGGGGGCCTATTACTGGCCGTATGGTGTATGTTGGGATGCGCTGGAAAATCCCCAAATAA
- a CDS encoding heavy metal-binding domain-containing protein yields the protein MKKIVIGMLLATTMMACGGKETAKEETTTVKADSTSNVASSDSAAYQCPMKCEGEKTYTQAGKCPTCGMDLAEVSKK from the coding sequence ATGAAAAAAATCGTTATAGGTATGCTATTAGCCACAACAATGATGGCTTGTGGAGGCAAAGAAACCGCCAAAGAAGAAACAACAACTGTAAAAGCAGACTCGACATCGAATGTAGCCAGTAGCGACTCGGCCGCTTATCAGTGTCCTATGAAATGCGAAGGCGAAAAAACATATACTCAGGCAGGCAAATGCCCAACTTGTGGTATGGATTTGGCCGAAGTTAGTAAGAAGTAA
- a CDS encoding heavy-metal-associated domain-containing protein: protein MKKIALIWAFLMIGFYTFADNPAIVKIKTSAVCSMCKERIEKKLAFTKGVKDVNLNLEDKVVTVTYNAKKTSVDALKKVIAETGYDADDVQKDETSHSKLPSCCQKSSTGMKH from the coding sequence ATGAAAAAAATCGCATTAATTTGGGCATTCTTAATGATAGGTTTTTACACTTTTGCAGACAATCCTGCTATTGTAAAAATCAAAACCTCTGCTGTTTGTAGTATGTGCAAAGAGCGTATCGAAAAAAAACTAGCCTTTACAAAAGGAGTGAAGGATGTAAACTTAAATTTGGAAGACAAGGTAGTTACCGTAACATATAATGCTAAGAAAACGTCGGTAGATGCTTTGAAGAAAGTTATTGCTGAAACAGGCTATGATGCCGACGATGTGCAGAAAGATGAAACTTCGCACAGTAAATTACCGAGTTGTTGCCAAAAAAGTAGCACAGGGATGAAACATTAG
- a CDS encoding Dps family protein, giving the protein MFPNIGISPEHLKAVSTLLNVLLADEYVLYTKTRNYHWNVTGPHFSEYHSFFEELYTATDTTIDDIAERVRALGHYPIASLGDFLAVTRLLETKHQQSSATEMLQELLNDHESLIRLIRQDIGKTGDEFGDEATADFLTGLLADHEKIAWKLRAYLS; this is encoded by the coding sequence ATGTTTCCAAATATTGGTATCTCACCCGAACACTTAAAGGCCGTATCAACATTGTTGAATGTATTATTGGCCGATGAATATGTCTTGTACACAAAAACTAGAAATTATCATTGGAATGTAACAGGCCCACATTTTAGCGAATATCATAGCTTTTTTGAAGAATTATATACCGCTACAGATACGACTATCGACGATATTGCCGAGCGGGTTCGTGCATTAGGACATTATCCGATTGCGTCTTTAGGTGATTTTTTGGCTGTAACTCGTTTGCTAGAAACCAAGCACCAACAAAGCTCTGCTACCGAAATGTTACAGGAATTACTAAACGACCATGAGTCTTTGATTCGATTGATTAGACAAGATATTGGTAAAACAGGAGACGAGTTTGGAGATGAAGCTACAGCCGATTTCTTGACAGGTTTACTTGCCGATCACGAAAAAATAGCATGGAAACTTAGAGCTTATTTGTCTTAG
- a CDS encoding SRPBCC family protein — protein sequence MHFVIKTLVNQSLQSVWNGFDLDLFNVLSPPFPPVKVLRFDGCMKGDIVALELNFILFKQVWESEIIEQNSGSTEIYFIDKGTKLPFFLRYWHHRHRIISEQSQTYIIDDITFKTPNILLDIVFYPVLYLLFLYRKPIYKRVFSR from the coding sequence ATGCACTTTGTTATCAAAACCCTCGTGAATCAATCTCTTCAAAGTGTATGGAATGGATTTGATTTAGACCTATTTAATGTATTGTCACCACCCTTTCCACCTGTCAAGGTACTTCGGTTTGATGGTTGTATGAAAGGCGATATTGTGGCATTAGAGCTCAACTTTATTTTGTTTAAACAAGTCTGGGAATCGGAAATTATAGAGCAAAATAGTGGCTCGACCGAAATTTATTTTATTGACAAAGGCACAAAGTTACCATTCTTCCTCCGTTACTGGCACCATCGCCACAGAATTATATCGGAGCAAAGCCAGACTTATATAATTGATGACATAACCTTCAAAACACCAAATATTCTATTGGATATTGTTTTTTATCCAGTGCTGTATTTACTGTTTTTATACAGAAAACCAATTTATAAGCGAGTATTTAGTAGATAA
- a CDS encoding dicarboxylate/amino acid:cation symporter, which yields MKLNITTKILLGFALGVIIGQVLNTTMSPEAAAAISSKFQILSKVFLKLIKMIVGPLVFCTLVVGIAKLGDFKVVGRIGVKTLLYFYFATILSLIVGMVVVNVTRPGEVQQWPRPASGTDTGITGGKMKSMEDFILHIFPDSLFKALAENEILQIVVFSIFFGIALGSIGDKGKIIIKAIDALAEAVFKVVGYVMELAPFGVLGAMTAVVASKGLGILISYAYLMLCFFGGLLFFIFVVLWAICAVMKIPYWKLMAEIKDALILSFSTASSEASFPQTIAALERFGCSQRIIGFVLPLGYSFNLDGSMMYMTFATGFIAQAYGVPLSLEQQITMLLTLMITSKGIAGVPRASLVVIAGTLAMFDLPTEGIALILGVDPFLDMGRSATSVAGNAVATCVISKFEGELQNV from the coding sequence ATGAAATTAAACATTACCACCAAAATTCTTTTAGGTTTTGCACTGGGGGTTATTATTGGACAAGTACTCAACACAACGATGAGTCCAGAAGCAGCGGCTGCAATTTCTTCAAAATTTCAAATTCTTAGTAAAGTATTCCTAAAGCTTATCAAAATGATTGTGGGGCCATTGGTGTTTTGTACATTGGTGGTAGGTATTGCTAAATTAGGAGACTTTAAAGTGGTAGGACGAATTGGGGTCAAAACACTTTTATATTTTTATTTTGCAACAATTTTATCATTGATTGTTGGAATGGTTGTTGTAAATGTAACTCGCCCAGGAGAGGTACAGCAATGGCCTCGCCCAGCTTCAGGAACAGATACAGGTATTACAGGAGGCAAAATGAAAAGTATGGAAGACTTTATTCTTCATATTTTTCCAGATAGTCTTTTTAAAGCTCTTGCCGAAAACGAGATATTACAAATTGTAGTATTTTCTATCTTTTTTGGTATTGCTTTAGGTTCTATTGGCGACAAAGGCAAAATAATCATCAAAGCTATTGATGCTTTGGCCGAAGCCGTATTTAAAGTAGTTGGTTATGTAATGGAGCTAGCACCATTTGGTGTGTTAGGGGCTATGACAGCCGTAGTTGCTAGCAAAGGCTTGGGAATCTTGATAAGTTATGCTTATTTGATGTTATGTTTCTTTGGGGGATTACTTTTCTTCATCTTTGTGGTACTTTGGGCTATTTGTGCTGTCATGAAAATTCCATATTGGAAATTGATGGCTGAAATTAAAGATGCTTTGATATTGTCTTTTAGTACGGCAAGTTCGGAGGCATCATTTCCTCAGACTATTGCGGCTCTTGAGCGTTTTGGATGTTCGCAGCGTATAATCGGCTTTGTATTGCCATTGGGATATAGCTTCAACCTTGATGGCTCGATGATGTACATGACTTTTGCTACAGGCTTTATTGCCCAAGCTTACGGTGTACCTTTGTCGTTAGAGCAGCAAATTACGATGTTGCTTACCTTGATGATTACCTCAAAAGGAATTGCAGGTGTACCACGTGCCTCATTAGTAGTAATAGCTGGTACATTGGCCATGTTTGATTTACCTACCGAAGGTATTGCATTGATTTTGGGTGTTGACCCATTCTTAGACATGGGGCGTTCGGCTACTTCAGTGGCGGGCAATGCTGTTGCCACGTGTGTGATTTCAAAGTTTGAAGGTGAACTACAGAATGTTTAG
- a CDS encoding ABC transporter permease — MNLPFFIAKRYFFARKKTSFISLISFISMLGVCIGTMALVIVLSVFNGLEEFQKGLFKSFDAELKVSAVKGKNFACNEAFLQKLQKIEGITSITQVIQESALLRYKDAQMVVTLKGVDENFLKQERLKKSLIDGVPKLGGTGLNYAIVGSGIAFTLGIDLDAFFVPIEAWYPRNTHSKTLDFHSTDAFNRLNVLPSGIFAIEQDYDNNYAFVPLEFAQELFEYGNKRTSLEIQVKNPTQIASVQEQLKEILGKGFLVQNQDEQHASLLRAIKIEKLFVFLTLSFIIGIASFNIFFSLSMLAIEKKPDVKTLIAMGAATGAIKKIFLYEGAIVALSGAFTGLILGFLICWLQQIYGFISMGIIGSLVDAYPIKMHPSDFFFTAVVVIFMTLCASYFPAQRAVEKQ, encoded by the coding sequence ATGAATTTGCCTTTCTTTATTGCCAAAAGATATTTTTTCGCCCGAAAAAAAACTTCTTTTATTTCCCTTATCTCTTTTATTTCAATGCTAGGCGTTTGTATCGGAACTATGGCCTTGGTGATTGTATTATCAGTATTTAATGGTTTAGAGGAGTTTCAGAAAGGGCTATTCAAAAGTTTTGATGCCGAACTAAAAGTAAGTGCGGTAAAAGGGAAAAACTTTGCTTGTAACGAAGCTTTTCTACAGAAACTACAAAAAATAGAAGGTATTACCAGCATTACGCAGGTTATTCAGGAAAGCGCCTTGCTTAGGTACAAAGATGCTCAGATGGTAGTAACCCTCAAGGGGGTCGATGAGAATTTCTTGAAACAAGAACGCCTAAAAAAAAGCTTGATTGATGGTGTGCCAAAGCTTGGAGGCACAGGACTCAACTATGCCATTGTTGGCTCAGGCATAGCCTTTACCTTAGGAATCGACCTCGATGCATTCTTTGTTCCTATCGAAGCGTGGTATCCACGCAATACACATTCCAAAACCCTTGATTTTCATTCTACCGACGCTTTCAATCGCCTCAATGTATTGCCTTCAGGAATTTTTGCTATTGAACAAGACTACGACAACAACTACGCTTTTGTACCATTAGAGTTTGCCCAAGAGCTATTTGAATATGGTAATAAACGTACTTCGTTGGAAATCCAAGTCAAAAATCCTACACAAATTGCATCTGTACAAGAGCAACTCAAAGAGATACTTGGAAAAGGTTTTTTGGTACAAAATCAGGACGAACAACACGCGAGCTTACTCAGAGCTATCAAAATTGAAAAGCTATTTGTATTTCTAACCTTGTCGTTCATTATCGGTATAGCAAGCTTTAATATATTCTTCTCGTTGTCGATGTTGGCTATCGAGAAAAAACCTGATGTAAAAACGCTGATAGCCATGGGAGCTGCCACTGGAGCAATCAAGAAGATTTTTCTATATGAAGGAGCTATTGTAGCTCTTAGTGGAGCATTTACGGGCTTGATTCTAGGTTTTTTGATTTGTTGGTTACAACAAATCTATGGCTTTATTTCAATGGGGATTATTGGTTCATTGGTAGACGCTTACCCTATCAAAATGCACCCATCCGACTTTTTCTTTACGGCTGTTGTTGTTATTTTTATGACTTTATGTGCGTCATATTTTCCAGCACAACGAGCTGTCGAAAAACAGTAA
- the rbfA gene encoding 30S ribosome-binding factor RbfA, whose protein sequence is MDSKRQQKFARLIQKDLSEIFQKDMRSTFGSAFITITDVKISPDLAIARIYLSFMLTNDKEGLLHDVRVKTKQIRGILGHKIRHQARIVPELEFYVDDTAEYAAKMDVLISQLDIPPLKEGEEIED, encoded by the coding sequence ATGGATTCGAAAAGACAACAAAAATTTGCTCGACTCATTCAAAAAGATTTAAGCGAGATTTTTCAAAAAGATATGCGTAGTACCTTCGGGAGTGCTTTTATAACTATTACAGATGTAAAAATTTCACCTGACTTAGCCATTGCACGTATTTATCTTAGCTTTATGCTCACCAACGATAAAGAGGGGTTGCTTCATGATGTACGAGTAAAAACCAAACAAATTAGGGGGATTTTGGGACATAAAATTCGCCATCAAGCACGTATCGTTCCTGAATTGGAATTTTACGTAGACGATACCGCCGAATATGCCGCCAAAATGGATGTACTTATTTCACAATTAGATATTCCGCCTTTGAAAGAGGGTGAAGAAATCGAAGATTAG
- a CDS encoding DUF6427 family protein, translated as MFGLPNLIPELQWMLVGEQINKGFVIYSDIWDNTAPLSAMVYAGIDSVVGRSQSSYQALALLVAAFQVIYFNVIINNRDIFPKRTYLPGLLYAIFLNISFDCCTLSPVLMGTTFVLLAFGTIVKQINRLEATDEVFEIGFLIGIATLFYPPACVFIIWAIASLLFFSGATLRQHSLAIFGFLFPLFLTGLFFYLDGTYDDFSRNFISSVLQIRQYNLNDFRTLLVTLFLPFTFGVLGFLRLVNATGFVNFQLRCQQVMMLWALAGVLSVGLMPFLAPMQFIIFVPALAFFAVNFFNSFKKGWLAELTFMVSLGIMAYLYYQGAYGGDESFAKLNSLKLKRKEDLQIKNKKVLVLGNGMEEYLDNYAATPYLNWNLAKYELEHLDNYDNVISILRNFEKDTPEVIIDKVNLVPKLFKRIPALARRYTEQSKGVYVRIS; from the coding sequence ATGTTTGGGTTACCAAACTTGATTCCAGAACTGCAATGGATGTTGGTAGGCGAGCAAATCAACAAAGGCTTTGTGATTTATTCAGATATTTGGGATAATACCGCTCCTTTATCGGCAATGGTATACGCTGGCATAGATAGTGTCGTGGGGCGTTCACAATCGAGCTATCAGGCCTTGGCGTTGTTGGTAGCAGCCTTTCAGGTAATATATTTTAATGTTATTATCAACAATCGTGATATTTTCCCCAAACGAACCTATTTGCCAGGCTTATTATATGCTATTTTCTTGAATATTTCCTTTGATTGCTGTACACTTTCGCCAGTACTAATGGGAACTACTTTTGTATTATTGGCATTTGGTACAATCGTCAAGCAAATTAATCGCCTCGAAGCCACCGATGAAGTATTTGAAATTGGCTTTTTAATAGGAATAGCGACACTCTTTTACCCACCAGCGTGTGTATTTATTATTTGGGCAATAGCCTCTTTATTGTTTTTTAGTGGAGCTACACTTCGCCAACATTCTTTGGCTATTTTCGGATTTTTGTTTCCTTTATTTCTAACAGGTCTTTTCTTTTATTTGGATGGTACATACGACGATTTTTCTCGAAACTTTATTTCTTCGGTACTTCAAATTAGACAGTATAACCTCAATGATTTTAGAACATTATTAGTAACCTTATTTTTGCCTTTTACTTTTGGTGTTTTGGGTTTTTTGCGGTTGGTTAATGCAACGGGTTTTGTCAACTTTCAATTACGTTGCCAGCAAGTAATGATGCTTTGGGCCTTGGCGGGCGTATTGTCGGTAGGTTTGATGCCCTTTTTGGCACCCATGCAGTTTATTATATTTGTACCAGCATTGGCTTTTTTTGCTGTTAACTTTTTTAATAGCTTCAAAAAAGGCTGGCTTGCCGAGCTTACTTTTATGGTTTCGTTGGGCATAATGGCCTATTTGTATTATCAAGGTGCGTATGGTGGCGACGAGTCGTTTGCAAAGCTAAATAGCCTGAAACTAAAACGAAAAGAAGATTTGCAGATAAAAAATAAAAAGGTGTTGGTATTGGGCAATGGTATGGAAGAATACCTCGATAATTATGCCGCTACGCCGTATTTGAACTGGAATTTGGCCAAATACGAACTAGAACACCTCGATAATTATGATAATGTAATTAGTATTTTACGCAATTTTGAAAAAGATACTCCCGAGGTGATTATCGACAAAGTCAATCTTGTTCCCAAGCTTTTTAAGCGTATTCCAGCGTTGGCAAGGCGTTATACCGAGCAGTCGAAAGGTGTTTATGTAAGAATTTCTTAG
- the rpiB gene encoding ribose 5-phosphate isomerase B, whose translation MSKKIAIGGDHAGFEYKAEIIKYLSSAGYDVKDFGPYSNASCDYPDFAHPVALAVENKEFDLGVLLCGSANGVAITANKHQGVRAGLAWNTEVATLVRLHNDANVVCVPARFVSLEEAIEIVNTFLTTEFEGGRHQLRVNKIPC comes from the coding sequence ATGTCCAAAAAAATTGCCATCGGAGGTGACCACGCAGGTTTTGAATACAAAGCCGAAATCATAAAGTATTTATCATCAGCAGGTTATGATGTAAAAGACTTTGGTCCATATAGTAATGCCTCTTGCGACTACCCAGACTTTGCACACCCTGTTGCCTTGGCTGTAGAAAATAAAGAATTTGACTTAGGAGTATTGCTGTGCGGTAGTGCCAATGGCGTTGCTATTACAGCCAACAAACACCAAGGTGTACGTGCAGGTTTGGCATGGAATACCGAAGTTGCTACTTTGGTACGCCTTCACAACGATGCCAATGTGGTTTGTGTTCCTGCAAGATTTGTCAGCTTGGAAGAAGCCATCGAGATTGTAAATACATTTTTGACTACAGAATTTGAAGGAGGACGACACCAATTGCGTGTCAACAAGATTCCTTGTTAA
- a CDS encoding LOG family protein — protein MTERETEKLLNEEEKIKRAFVDHTWAEVRSEESWRVFKIMSEFVEGIDKMAKIGPCVSIFGSARTKPDNPYYQMAEEIAAKLVRHGYGVITGGGPGIMEAGNKGAKLQGGKSVGLNIELPFEQHPNPYIDSDKSINFDFFFVRKVMFVKYSQGFIIMPGGFGTLDEMFESLTLIQTHKIGRFPVVLVGKEYWGGLLDWIKTTMVNSGNIKPDDLDLLSLVDNPTDAVRVIDDFYAKYLLKPNF, from the coding sequence ATGACAGAAAGAGAAACTGAGAAGCTGTTGAACGAAGAAGAGAAAATTAAAAGAGCTTTTGTAGACCATACTTGGGCTGAAGTACGTTCGGAGGAATCGTGGAGAGTATTCAAAATTATGTCGGAGTTTGTGGAGGGTATCGACAAGATGGCCAAAATTGGCCCATGTGTTTCGATATTCGGGTCGGCTCGTACCAAGCCCGATAACCCTTATTATCAAATGGCCGAAGAAATTGCTGCCAAATTGGTACGTCACGGATACGGTGTGATTACTGGCGGTGGGCCGGGTATTATGGAAGCTGGTAACAAAGGAGCAAAACTACAAGGTGGTAAATCTGTAGGCTTAAATATCGAGCTACCTTTTGAGCAGCATCCTAACCCGTATATAGATAGCGATAAAAGTATCAATTTTGATTTCTTTTTTGTACGAAAAGTAATGTTTGTAAAATACTCGCAAGGCTTTATTATTATGCCTGGGGGCTTTGGTACACTAGACGAAATGTTTGAATCATTGACATTGATTCAGACTCATAAAATAGGCCGTTTTCCTGTTGTATTGGTTGGTAAAGAATACTGGGGGGGCTTGCTCGACTGGATAAAAACGACGATGGTGAACTCGGGAAATATCAAGCCCGACGACCTCGATTTGTTGTCGTTGGTAGACAACCCAACCGACGCAGTACGGGTTATTGATGATTTTTATGCCAAATATCTTTTGAAACCAAATTTCTAA